TGCACCACAGCCTGCTGACCGGGGCGGCTTTGCTGCAGTGAGCCGGTCGCGCGAGGGTCGTGGTCTGGCTGGGCTGGCGGCGCGGGCGGGACGCATGGACGCGCAGTGGCTGCGTTTTGAGCGCCCACGCAGACGCAAAAAACCCCCAAGGCACGAAGGTGCTGGGGGGGGTTTGGCACACTTTTGATCAGGGCTACGGCCAAGGGGCGAAAAAAATCAGTGGTGGCAAACCTCTTTGCGGTCGCCGATGCGCACCACAAGGATGCGCAGAGCACTGTCCTCGATGCTGGCGATGATGCGCCAGTCGCCGACACGGTACTTCCAAAAGACCCCCAGCTTGGAGCCCTTGAGGGCTTTGCCGATGCTGCGGGGGTCGTCGAGATGGGCGACACGCCCATGCAAAAAAACAAGGATGCGCCGCGCTACCTGCGGGTCGATTCTGCAAAGCTCGCGCTCGGCGGCGGGGTCGAGTTCAACCTTCCATGCCATAGCGCTTCATCACTTCTTCGAGAGGCACGGTCTGGGTTTTGCCTGAGCGAATATCGATCAGGCGTTGCTCGGCCAAGTACAAATCTTCGAGGTCGTCTAGGTGCTCAAGGATGGCCTCGCGGGCGTAGAAGGTCTTGGTGCGGCCGGTGGCTCGCGCCAGCGCTTCAAGGCGGCTTTCCACCTCAGCGGGTAGTCGGATGGCAAGCATGCTTCATACTCCTTTGGATGAATTTATACAAGTATAGCGCGCGTCGCCAAATCGCACAAATCGCACAAATCGCACAAATCGCACAAATCGCACAAATTGCTGATCACGATGGTATGTGCTCAACTCTGGCGAGGGGGCTGGCCAGCTAGGGCTGGGGCCGGAAAATCTTGGTCTGTCCGCAGCTTCCCACTTGACGACATATTCCATCCGAGGCATACTCGGCGCATGACTTGGGATATCGAATACACCGATGAGTTCGGCCGCTGGTGGAACACCTTAACCGAGGCCGAGCAGGTCTCCCTGGCAGCTTCGGTGCAGTTTTTGCTGATCGGTGGCGACAAAACCGCTGACGAACGCTGGTACGAGGTCAATATCCCCGTGGCTGACCG
This sequence is a window from Serpentinimonas maccroryi. Protein-coding genes within it:
- a CDS encoding type II toxin-antitoxin system RelE family toxin, whose amino-acid sequence is MAWKVELDPAAERELCRIDPQVARRILVFLHGRVAHLDDPRSIGKALKGSKLGVFWKYRVGDWRIIASIEDSALRILVVRIGDRKEVCHH
- the relB gene encoding type II toxin-antitoxin system RelB family antitoxin gives rise to the protein MLAIRLPAEVESRLEALARATGRTKTFYAREAILEHLDDLEDLYLAEQRLIDIRSGKTQTVPLEEVMKRYGMEG